Within the Deinococcus cellulosilyticus NBRC 106333 = KACC 11606 genome, the region AGGTTTCTGCACGAACGGAGAATCATGGCTTCAATTGTTCCACCCAACATGCTTTCCAATGTCCCCCGCACCCCCGCAGGACTGCTGTCCAACCGCGAAAAAGACACCCTGATCGAACGGGCCTTCACCGGACTGTACCGCTGGTACACCGCCCGCAGTCAGGAAACCCGCAACTGGAACGCTGACCTCAGCTTCGACTGGCGAAAACTCCGCACCGACCTCCCTGAAGAGGTCATCACCGTGGTGCAGGGCTTCTTTGCCGTCGAGCAGTACGCCCCCGATTACACCAGTGAACTCCTCAACCTGGTCCGCGCTTCCCACGGACGCAGCCACTTCCAGATGCGCTGGGGCAGCGAAGAAGAGAAACACGCAGACGCCTGGGAAAATGCTGTGCTGTTCTCCAGGCAGCGCACCCCCGAGTGGATTCGGGAATACAAGGAACGCCTGAAAAGCAAACAATGGGAACTGCCTTTCCCCGATGCCATTCACAACCTGGTGTACACGGTGTTTCAGGAACGGGCCACCCAGCTGAATTACCTCAACCTGATGAAAATCGCCCAGGGGAAAAGCGAAAAACCTCACCTGCAGGGCGTTCAGGACCCGGTGCTCGCCCAGGTGGCCCAGACCATCGCCATTGATGAGGCCGCACACTACAACTTCTTCCTGGAAGGGGTCCGGCTTTACCTGTACTACTACCCCCAGAAGACCCTGGAAGCCATCAAGAACGTGATTGGGCAATTCAGCATGCCCGCCCAGCAACTGGTGCCCGACTGGGATCACTTCTTTGAAACGGTTTACAAAGCAGGGATTTACGGCCCCAGAGATTTCTCAAGAGATGTGATGCAGGTGGCATTCCGCAATCTGGGCATCGAGAGCCGCAAAAAACTGGAAGATGGCATCAAGAAAACCCGCGAGGTGCCTGACTTCGAAGGGGAACAGGCCCGCACCACCATCATCTGGGACACCTTCGACTACGGGGCCATCGAAGGGGATGTGAAGCGCCTGCACGTCAAGATTCAGGATTACGAAAAGAAAATCGGTCTGGATGAACTCGATCCCACCGAATTCGTGGAAAATCCCGAAGTGCCCCGCAAAGAATAAATCTTTCTGTTGATAAGCCCTGTGATCTGGATTGAGCTCACAGGGCTTTTTCTATAGAGCATCCATGGTCTCTATAAAGAAGGTGTAAAGATTTATCTTTCCTTGAAGATCAGGGAAAAACCCGTCTCAGTGAAGCAATCAACAGCACTTCAGAAAATGATGGTCGTGGCTGGACTTCAGAATCGCTTGTTACACTGAATTCAGGACAAGCGCCCAGAGCCCTCTTTCAAACAGGAGACGTCGAACGGTGAACCTCATGCCACAACCCCATCCACACGTTCTGATCGTTGAAGACGAGAAGCCCGTCAGGAACATGCTGCGCCGCTTCCTGACCCTGAATGAATACGAAGTTCACGCTGCTGCGGACTTCACCGAAGCCCTCGCAACCCTGCTGGACCACAGCCATTTTGATGTGATCCTGCTGGATTTCAATTTTCCGGGTGGAAGTGGCCTCGATCTCTTGCCCTTCATCCAGAAGCACTCTCCGAACACCCCGGTGATCATGGTGTCTGCAGAACATGATCCAGCGTTGATCCAGTCCACCCTGGACCACGGGGCCAGTGAATTCATCCAGAAACCCTTCAACCTGGACCAGTTGCTTCACTGCATGGAACACCATCTGCATCAGGCATCTTGAAATCAAAACTTGCAGCCATCTTGCTGCTTCAAAGAACACAGGAGCTTCCGTTAAAGGAGGCTCCTGCTTTTGTTGATCTGCTTCTTCCTGATTTCATTCCCCTGGAAAAAACTGCACACCCATCACTGTCGTTGCAACTTCTCAGAAGAAGTCAATCATCATCCTGAGTTCGTGGGGACTGGTTGCCGCTTCCAGAGCGGCGTCGCGGGTCAGCAGATCGTCCCGCACCAGTTTGGCAAGGTGCTGGTCGAAGGTGTGCATCCCGATCTGTTCACCTTCCATGAGGGCATCTTTGATCTGCTCCAGTTTGTCCTCGTCTTTGACGCATTCACGGACCGTGGGGGTACCCACCATGACTTCCAGACCCAGCACACGTCCTCCACCTTTTCTGGGGAGCAGACGCTGGCTGACCACACCGACCAGGGACTCGGAGAGGCCCATGCGGATCTGACCTCGCTCGTGTGGAGCGAAGAAGTCAATGATGCGGTTCACGGTGCGGATGGCGTCAAGTGTGTGCAGGGTGCTGAACACCAGGTGTCCAGTCTGGGCTGCAGAAAGGGCTGCTTCCACCGTTTCCTTGTCGCGCATCTCCCCGATCAGGATCACATCCGGGTCCTGGCGCATGGCTGCACGCAGTCCAGCAGCGAAACTGAGGGTGTCGAGGCCCAGTTCACGCTGGTTGATGGAGGCCATCTTGTCCCTGTGCAGGACCTCGATGGGGTCTTCCAGGGTCACCACGTTCACAGGGGCGGTCTGGTTGATGTAGTCGAGCATGCTGGCCAGGGTGGTGGTTTTTCCACTTCCTGTGGGTCCAGTCACCAGGATCAGACCGCGCTCTTTGCTGCAGAGGTCAGCAAAGGTGGTGGCATTCAGGCCCAGGTCGCTGAAGGTGGGAATTTCTTTGCTCTGAACCACCCGCATGATGAGTCCGACGGTTCCGCGCTGCCAGAAAGCATTCACACGGAAGCGGGACACACCGGAGATGCCGTAAGCAAAATCAGCGTCTCTCTTCTCGACGAATTCCT harbors:
- a CDS encoding acyl-ACP desaturase; protein product: MASIVPPNMLSNVPRTPAGLLSNREKDTLIERAFTGLYRWYTARSQETRNWNADLSFDWRKLRTDLPEEVITVVQGFFAVEQYAPDYTSELLNLVRASHGRSHFQMRWGSEEEKHADAWENAVLFSRQRTPEWIREYKERLKSKQWELPFPDAIHNLVYTVFQERATQLNYLNLMKIAQGKSEKPHLQGVQDPVLAQVAQTIAIDEAAHYNFFLEGVRLYLYYYPQKTLEAIKNVIGQFSMPAQQLVPDWDHFFETVYKAGIYGPRDFSRDVMQVAFRNLGIESRKKLEDGIKKTREVPDFEGEQARTTIIWDTFDYGAIEGDVKRLHVKIQDYEKKIGLDELDPTEFVENPEVPRKE
- a CDS encoding response regulator, which translates into the protein MPQPHPHVLIVEDEKPVRNMLRRFLTLNEYEVHAAADFTEALATLLDHSHFDVILLDFNFPGGSGLDLLPFIQKHSPNTPVIMVSAEHDPALIQSTLDHGASEFIQKPFNLDQLLHCMEHHLHQAS
- a CDS encoding type IV pilus twitching motility protein PilT, whose protein sequence is MQSIQELLTHCVALGASDIHLRAKARPMVRIDGDMQRIGEEEISPELMEEYCKALMVRPGMWQEFVEKRDADFAYGISGVSRFRVNAFWQRGTVGLIMRVVQSKEIPTFSDLGLNATTFADLCSKERGLILVTGPTGSGKTTTLASMLDYINQTAPVNVVTLEDPIEVLHRDKMASINQRELGLDTLSFAAGLRAAMRQDPDVILIGEMRDKETVEAALSAAQTGHLVFSTLHTLDAIRTVNRIIDFFAPHERGQIRMGLSESLVGVVSQRLLPRKGGGRVLGLEVMVGTPTVRECVKDEDKLEQIKDALMEGEQIGMHTFDQHLAKLVRDDLLTRDAALEAATSPHELRMMIDFF